A stretch of Novipirellula artificiosorum DNA encodes these proteins:
- a CDS encoding heavy metal translocating P-type ATPase has protein sequence MSLSQITTTDPVCGMQVSPSGSPQSVFEGRTYYFCCEGCRAKFEQSPAEILRQHAEREVGGDALPHGGCCGGASNKSDWDPAKVAEDAIFTCPMHPEIEQVGFGACPLCGMDLEPKFLDVSDEGDDPQLVDMKRRFWIAACLSIPLLGVAMGPMVGLNWTQMMSPTRLGLLQLALATPVVFYCGWPLLARGFSSFRTMNLNMFSLIIVGSLSAYFFSLAVVLFPGWIPEAFLENGIPPLYFEAAAVIVTLVLMGQVLELRARQQTGGAIRELMQLAPDVAHRIEGDQEKEIPLAEVHRGDSLRVRPGEKIPVDGRVTQGNSTVDESMLTGESMPVKKQIGDEITGGSLNQSGALVMEAVSVGEETVLSRIVQMVFEAQRSRAPIQKLADSVASYFVPAVIVSAVVAFLGWAIFGPEPQLAHAFVAAVAVLIIACPCALGLATPMSVMVGVGRGAKEGVLIKNAEVLETMEKVDTIVVDKTGTLTQGEPQVTKLESFNGFDVDEMLGLSAAVENQSEHPLAKAVVRRATNDGVSLAEATEFESVTGLGVAATVGQRRVKIGRPEYIAASDSPSLDQAKGQAAEHQAAGSTVVFVAVDDQVAGMLVISDPIKASTPSALKALQHLGLRVVMLTGDAEATAAAVAGALGIDEYHAGVSPEDKHGFVVKLREQGHVVAMAGDGINDAPALAVADVGIAMGTGAGVAMESAGITLIGGDLRGIASAEALSRKTMKNIRQNLFFAFIYNALGIPIAAGLLYPIFGVLLSPMIAAAAMSFSSVSVITNALRLRSVTLSERS, from the coding sequence GTGTCCCTTTCCCAAATCACCACCACGGACCCCGTCTGTGGGATGCAGGTTTCACCCTCGGGATCGCCGCAGAGCGTCTTTGAGGGGCGAACGTACTATTTTTGCTGTGAGGGTTGTCGAGCCAAGTTTGAACAATCGCCAGCCGAGATTTTGAGGCAACACGCCGAGCGAGAAGTGGGGGGGGATGCCTTACCACACGGAGGGTGCTGTGGTGGAGCGTCGAACAAGTCCGATTGGGATCCCGCGAAAGTTGCCGAGGATGCGATTTTCACCTGTCCTATGCATCCCGAGATCGAGCAGGTCGGATTTGGAGCGTGTCCCCTTTGTGGTATGGATCTTGAGCCGAAGTTTTTGGATGTCAGCGATGAGGGTGACGATCCGCAATTGGTTGACATGAAACGCCGTTTTTGGATTGCTGCATGTTTGTCGATCCCACTGTTGGGGGTGGCGATGGGGCCAATGGTCGGCTTGAACTGGACCCAGATGATGTCGCCAACTCGGTTGGGGCTACTGCAATTGGCCCTTGCAACACCGGTCGTGTTCTATTGCGGTTGGCCCCTTCTCGCCCGCGGATTCAGCTCGTTCCGCACGATGAACTTGAACATGTTCTCGCTCATCATCGTCGGATCCTTGTCGGCGTACTTTTTTAGCCTTGCTGTGGTTTTGTTCCCGGGATGGATTCCTGAGGCGTTTCTTGAGAACGGCATCCCGCCGCTCTATTTCGAAGCTGCCGCGGTGATCGTGACGTTGGTGTTGATGGGGCAGGTCTTAGAACTGCGAGCACGTCAGCAGACGGGGGGCGCCATTCGCGAACTGATGCAACTTGCCCCCGACGTCGCTCACCGAATCGAAGGAGATCAGGAGAAAGAGATCCCCCTTGCGGAAGTCCATCGCGGGGATTCGCTCCGTGTTCGGCCGGGTGAAAAGATTCCCGTGGACGGCCGCGTGACGCAGGGGAACAGCACGGTGGACGAATCGATGCTGACCGGCGAATCGATGCCCGTGAAGAAACAGATTGGCGATGAAATTACCGGAGGAAGCCTCAATCAATCGGGGGCACTTGTGATGGAAGCCGTCAGCGTTGGCGAGGAAACGGTACTGAGTCGAATCGTTCAAATGGTGTTTGAAGCCCAACGCAGTCGTGCTCCGATCCAAAAGCTTGCCGACTCGGTCGCCTCCTATTTTGTCCCAGCCGTCATCGTGAGTGCCGTGGTCGCCTTTCTTGGTTGGGCGATTTTTGGACCCGAACCTCAACTGGCTCATGCGTTTGTTGCGGCGGTAGCGGTACTGATTATCGCTTGTCCGTGTGCGCTCGGATTGGCGACGCCGATGTCCGTCATGGTGGGCGTTGGCCGTGGTGCCAAAGAGGGTGTCTTGATCAAGAACGCCGAAGTGCTCGAAACGATGGAAAAGGTTGACACGATTGTTGTTGACAAAACGGGAACGCTGACCCAAGGAGAGCCACAAGTCACGAAGCTTGAAAGCTTCAATGGATTCGACGTTGACGAGATGCTTGGGCTGTCCGCAGCGGTTGAGAATCAAAGTGAACATCCCCTCGCCAAGGCCGTCGTTCGTCGCGCAACAAACGACGGCGTTTCCCTCGCAGAGGCGACCGAATTTGAAAGCGTTACCGGTCTTGGGGTTGCCGCGACCGTGGGCCAGCGGCGCGTGAAAATTGGCAGGCCTGAGTACATCGCCGCTTCCGATTCACCCTCGCTCGATCAGGCAAAAGGTCAAGCAGCCGAGCATCAAGCAGCCGGCAGCACCGTGGTGTTTGTTGCGGTGGACGACCAAGTTGCTGGGATGCTTGTGATTTCTGATCCGATCAAAGCGAGCACCCCCTCGGCGCTCAAAGCATTGCAGCATTTGGGGCTGAGGGTGGTGATGTTGACCGGCGATGCCGAAGCGACCGCTGCTGCCGTGGCAGGGGCGTTGGGGATCGATGAGTACCATGCGGGGGTTTCCCCGGAAGACAAGCACGGTTTTGTGGTGAAACTTCGTGAACAGGGGCACGTTGTCGCGATGGCTGGCGACGGCATCAACGACGCGCCGGCGCTTGCCGTTGCCGACGTTGGGATCGCGATGGGAACGGGTGCCGGCGTGGCGATGGAGTCAGCGGGGATCACGCTGATCGGCGGCGATCTTCGCGGGATTGCATCGGCTGAGGCGCTGAGCCGTAAGACGATGAAGAACATCCGTCAAAACCTGTTCTTCGCGTTCATTTACAACGCGTTGGGGATTCCGATCGCGGCCGGTTTGCTCTATCCCATTTTTGGAGTCCTGCTCAGCCCAATGATCGCCGCGGCAGCGATGAGCTTCAGCAGCGTCTCGGTGATCACGAACGCCTTGCGTTTGCGATCGGTAACCTTGAGCGAGCGCAGCTAG
- a CDS encoding AAA domain-containing protein: MTPRSRPNNFGGGLKVLQDSTSPEDYFEILGHWLDLEGEAERARLARRRQIRSQRDVESTGETLVSMRMNDHQTGLAGRLLLDFAKPNGESLPMNRLKVGAPVVVSDGGDPSDEGVAGVVSRRKRDSIQVATEQWPSGSLFRIDLSPDETTRRRQLAAMAKAQSANKRTGRLRDALLGLRPIRFSDMPEIRFLTELNPPQQDAVRFALSAQDVAILHGPPGTGKTTTIAEVIYQAVARGDRVLACAPSNTAVDNLLERLVAIMPNVLRVGHPARVFESLRGHTLDELVDADPSTDVIRDMRRELEQLMRAASKKPRGREGYRRRGELYAEAGQLRGQIRSLERSVIQSVIDGADVVCTTTTIDDDLLADREFDLVVVDEACQCTQPSVWQAVLRADRIIFAGDHCQLPPTVLSDEAAKAGMRDSLMQRLVQREGESVFRRLIVQYRMHQSIMQFSSETFYQGTLQADASVRSHRLCDLPGVIETDSTTTPIEFIDTAGAEFDEQLEPDGESKLNPKEANLIIRLIRELLEAGVEADQIAVIAPYAAQVRTIRSRMELPDLEIDTVDGFQGREKEAVLLTMVRSNDRGEIGFLADTRRTNVAMTRARRKLIMVGDSATLGANDFYASMLSYFEKHDAYKSVWQFGDV, translated from the coding sequence ATGACACCTCGTTCTCGTCCTAACAACTTCGGTGGCGGATTGAAAGTACTCCAAGATAGCACCTCCCCAGAAGACTATTTTGAGATTCTCGGCCACTGGCTCGACTTAGAAGGCGAAGCCGAACGCGCGCGTTTGGCCCGGCGCCGCCAGATCCGTTCGCAGCGAGACGTCGAAAGCACGGGCGAAACGCTTGTGTCGATGCGGATGAACGACCACCAAACGGGGTTGGCCGGCCGATTGTTGCTCGATTTTGCCAAGCCGAACGGTGAATCACTCCCGATGAACCGGTTAAAGGTGGGCGCCCCGGTCGTCGTTTCGGACGGAGGCGATCCCTCGGACGAAGGTGTAGCGGGCGTCGTCAGTCGTCGAAAACGTGATTCGATCCAAGTTGCCACCGAGCAGTGGCCCAGCGGTTCGCTGTTTCGCATCGACTTGTCCCCTGACGAGACCACGCGACGACGCCAATTGGCCGCCATGGCGAAGGCTCAATCCGCTAACAAGCGTACCGGGCGACTTCGCGACGCGCTACTGGGACTGCGGCCGATTCGGTTCAGCGACATGCCTGAGATTCGATTCCTGACCGAACTGAATCCGCCACAGCAAGACGCCGTGCGGTTCGCCTTGTCTGCACAGGACGTCGCCATCCTGCATGGCCCCCCAGGAACCGGAAAAACAACCACCATCGCGGAGGTAATCTACCAAGCAGTCGCTCGTGGCGACCGAGTGCTCGCATGCGCACCAAGCAACACGGCGGTCGACAACCTGCTCGAGCGACTCGTTGCGATCATGCCCAATGTTCTTCGCGTTGGCCATCCCGCGCGTGTGTTTGAATCCCTACGTGGCCATACGCTTGACGAACTTGTCGATGCCGATCCTTCGACCGACGTGATTCGTGACATGCGACGCGAACTTGAACAATTGATGCGAGCCGCGTCAAAGAAGCCACGCGGCCGCGAAGGGTATCGCCGCCGAGGTGAACTGTATGCCGAAGCAGGCCAACTTCGTGGACAAATTCGGTCGCTCGAACGCAGTGTGATCCAGAGCGTGATCGACGGCGCCGATGTGGTTTGTACGACGACAACGATTGACGATGATCTGCTCGCGGACCGTGAATTTGATTTGGTCGTTGTCGACGAAGCGTGTCAGTGCACGCAGCCCAGTGTATGGCAAGCTGTTTTGCGAGCGGACCGGATCATTTTCGCAGGCGATCACTGTCAATTGCCGCCCACCGTGCTGAGTGACGAGGCAGCCAAGGCTGGCATGCGGGATTCCCTGATGCAGCGATTGGTGCAGCGCGAAGGCGAATCGGTTTTTCGACGGCTGATTGTCCAATACCGCATGCACCAAAGCATCATGCAGTTCTCCTCCGAAACGTTCTATCAAGGGACGTTGCAAGCGGATGCGTCGGTACGATCCCATCGGCTGTGTGATTTGCCCGGTGTGATCGAAACAGACTCGACAACGACACCGATCGAGTTTATTGACACGGCGGGTGCGGAATTCGACGAACAGCTTGAGCCCGACGGGGAAAGCAAACTGAATCCGAAAGAAGCGAACTTGATCATCCGCTTGATACGTGAACTGCTCGAGGCGGGAGTTGAGGCGGATCAAATCGCAGTGATCGCTCCCTACGCGGCTCAAGTGCGCACGATCCGATCACGAATGGAACTTCCCGACCTTGAGATCGATACTGTGGACGGTTTCCAAGGCCGCGAAAAGGAAGCAGTGCTGCTGACCATGGTTCGTAGCAACGATCGCGGAGAGATCGGTTTCTTGGCGGATACCCGCCGGACCAATGTGGCCATGACCCGAGCGCGGCGAAAACTGATCATGGTCGGAGACAGTGCGACCTTGGGGGCCAACGATTTCTATGCATCCATGTTGAGCTACTTCGAAAAGCACGATGCCTACAAATCGGTCTGGCAATTCGGCGACGTCTAG
- a CDS encoding DUF1294 domain-containing protein, with translation MTIDLEWLGRWRDKREFALRIDDGALLAMLLGLTIWTLAASVVTAVLYAWDKRAAAKHRRRIAERTLLGWSVVGGWPGGWMASRILRHKTLKRSYRIRFVICALVNVAVVATVWHRFG, from the coding sequence ATGACAATCGATTTAGAGTGGCTTGGTCGATGGCGTGACAAGAGGGAATTCGCCCTCCGAATAGACGATGGAGCTTTGCTGGCGATGTTACTTGGGCTGACAATTTGGACACTGGCGGCCAGTGTCGTGACGGCGGTTCTCTACGCTTGGGACAAACGGGCGGCAGCAAAGCATCGCCGGCGAATTGCCGAGCGAACGTTGTTGGGATGGTCGGTCGTTGGAGGATGGCCGGGTGGGTGGATGGCCAGCCGCATCCTTCGTCACAAAACGCTCAAACGGAGCTACCGAATTCGCTTTGTGATCTGCGCGTTGGTCAATGTGGCGGTGGTTGCCACCGTTTGGCACCGGTTCGGATAG
- a CDS encoding isocitrate/isopropylmalate dehydrogenase family protein: MIKTFKIVVLGGDGIGPEVTDQAVRLLREMEPYLSGVKFDLAEHRVGVGEYQRSGNALPESTFEACRTSDAVLLGAMGLPNVRYPNGKEIAPQLDLRERLQLFGGIRPIRLYHESDTPLKGYGKDEIDFVLVRESTEGLFYGRDVVADLDADEAINELRISRVGAERVCRLAFDLARKRNKAKKVSLIDKANVLSSMVYFRHIFDQVAKDYPDITPEHVYVDAASLFMVRKPDAFDVMVTENMFGDILSDLAAGLVGGMGMAPSADIGEDAAVFQPSHGSAPDIAGQGIANPIAMILSAAMMLEWLDHTETHRAAVALETAVSEVLSDPSHRTPDMGGKMSTTQLTDAVSSSLQKILDSQQLNA, encoded by the coding sequence ATGATTAAAACCTTCAAAATTGTTGTTCTCGGAGGGGATGGCATTGGCCCCGAGGTCACCGACCAAGCGGTCCGCTTGCTGCGGGAAATGGAACCCTATCTCAGCGGAGTCAAGTTTGACTTGGCCGAGCATCGTGTTGGTGTCGGCGAGTACCAACGGAGCGGCAACGCGCTACCGGAGTCGACCTTCGAAGCCTGCCGAACCAGTGATGCCGTGCTACTTGGGGCAATGGGACTGCCGAACGTTCGCTACCCCAACGGCAAAGAAATCGCACCCCAATTGGACCTTCGCGAACGATTGCAACTGTTCGGTGGCATTCGTCCGATCCGGTTGTATCACGAATCCGATACGCCGCTCAAAGGCTACGGAAAGGACGAGATCGATTTTGTGTTGGTTCGGGAAAGCACCGAGGGGCTATTTTATGGTCGTGACGTGGTGGCGGATCTGGATGCCGACGAAGCCATCAACGAATTGCGGATTTCGCGAGTCGGTGCCGAACGGGTTTGCCGGTTGGCATTCGATCTGGCTCGAAAGCGGAACAAAGCCAAGAAGGTGTCGCTGATCGACAAAGCAAACGTGCTTTCCTCGATGGTCTATTTCCGTCATATCTTCGATCAAGTCGCTAAGGATTATCCTGATATCACACCCGAACATGTGTACGTTGACGCGGCTTCGCTGTTCATGGTCCGAAAACCCGATGCGTTTGACGTGATGGTGACCGAGAATATGTTCGGAGACATCCTGAGCGACTTGGCCGCTGGATTGGTCGGCGGAATGGGAATGGCACCGTCAGCCGATATCGGTGAAGACGCAGCCGTGTTCCAACCGTCACATGGCTCCGCGCCCGACATCGCGGGGCAAGGGATCGCCAACCCGATCGCCATGATCCTATCCGCCGCGATGATGCTGGAATGGCTCGACCATACCGAAACGCACCGCGCCGCGGTTGCCTTGGAGACTGCGGTCAGCGAAGTGCTGAGCGACCCAAGTCATCGAACACCGGATATGGGAGGCAAGATGTCGACAACGCAATTGACCGATGCCGTTTCCTCATCGCTACAAAAGATCCTCGATTCACAGCAGTTGAATGCATAA
- a CDS encoding Gfo/Idh/MocA family protein, with the protein MNRPTEKATRRHFIKNASAVAAAASVVSTSAKPARAATAGANDRLRIGFIGPGGRGFGAHVKKLCELHADGRKIDLVAVAEVYENQRDKVADHIKENTGTDPSRYVDYTEMIEKENLDAVCIGTPDHWHHKQTVDSIRAGLHVYCEKPMTKTVEEAFDVEKVWRESGKVMQVGVQSTSLPVWDEVRELLQQGKLGKVLGFQTEYFRNSDVGQWRYYQLEKSMTPKSIDWDRWLGKEHDLAPEMPFDREVYKQWRRFWPFGSGMYTDLFVHRTTAMLKATGLRLPGRVVGAGGIFMEYDGRSVPDVATVVADFNEGVQGLVTATMCNQESRINQLIRGHYGTFEFGNGEGFDGFDFVAERPQVTHQRSYVDKRYATTPVGDTTKSHFANWIDAIEADNPAMCNNPPDLGAAAIAVVILGAQSYRNGEVYFINPDSREISTKDPGWAKQWEQLSTARAEPRHIPGWTAGEFGSTLQDPEYMNLAGPWVDGTDPG; encoded by the coding sequence ATGAACCGACCTACTGAAAAAGCAACGCGTCGTCATTTTATTAAGAACGCCTCGGCGGTCGCTGCAGCCGCATCCGTGGTTTCCACGTCAGCCAAGCCTGCACGAGCGGCCACGGCGGGGGCGAACGATCGGCTCCGGATTGGCTTCATTGGGCCGGGTGGCCGAGGATTCGGTGCCCATGTGAAGAAACTTTGCGAACTTCATGCGGACGGCCGCAAGATTGATTTGGTGGCGGTGGCCGAAGTGTACGAGAATCAGCGTGACAAAGTGGCTGACCACATTAAGGAAAACACGGGAACCGATCCATCACGTTATGTCGATTACACGGAAATGATCGAGAAAGAGAATCTCGATGCGGTCTGCATCGGGACTCCCGACCATTGGCATCATAAACAAACGGTCGATTCGATCCGCGCCGGTCTTCACGTTTACTGTGAGAAGCCGATGACGAAGACGGTCGAAGAGGCTTTTGATGTCGAGAAGGTCTGGCGTGAATCCGGCAAGGTCATGCAGGTGGGGGTCCAATCGACCAGTTTGCCGGTTTGGGATGAAGTGCGAGAATTGCTTCAACAGGGGAAACTAGGAAAAGTCCTTGGGTTTCAAACGGAGTACTTTCGCAACAGTGATGTAGGGCAGTGGCGTTACTACCAGCTTGAAAAGTCGATGACGCCCAAATCCATCGATTGGGATCGCTGGCTTGGTAAAGAGCATGACCTTGCACCTGAGATGCCGTTTGATCGCGAAGTCTACAAACAGTGGCGTCGATTTTGGCCATTCGGCAGCGGTATGTACACGGACTTGTTTGTGCACCGAACGACCGCGATGTTGAAAGCAACCGGTTTGCGATTGCCAGGGCGGGTGGTAGGCGCCGGCGGTATTTTTATGGAATACGACGGACGCAGTGTTCCCGATGTGGCGACCGTTGTCGCGGATTTCAACGAAGGAGTCCAAGGACTTGTCACCGCAACGATGTGCAATCAGGAGTCACGAATCAATCAATTGATTCGTGGGCACTACGGAACCTTCGAATTTGGCAATGGCGAAGGATTTGATGGATTCGATTTTGTGGCAGAGCGGCCTCAGGTGACTCATCAGCGCAGCTACGTGGACAAGCGATATGCGACCACGCCTGTTGGCGATACCACGAAATCGCATTTTGCAAATTGGATCGATGCGATCGAAGCAGACAACCCGGCAATGTGTAACAATCCGCCGGATTTAGGAGCCGCTGCGATCGCGGTGGTGATCTTGGGTGCACAGAGCTACCGCAACGGCGAAGTCTACTTTATCAATCCTGACAGCCGTGAGATTTCGACCAAGGATCCTGGTTGGGCGAAGCAATGGGAACAGCTTTCAACGGCCCGAGCCGAGCCCCGGCACATTCCCGGTTGGACGGCTGGCGAATTTGGCAGTACGCTTCAAGATCCGGAATACATGAATTTGGCAGGGCCGTGGGTAGACGGAACCGATCCCGGCTAG
- a CDS encoding LamG domain-containing protein, producing the protein MNPPADGPSVVVFEEDFEKGLDRWEILDPGTWQLSKKDGNTTLEITARESAYEPPVRSPFHVALIRDLELQDFDITFRVRSTKDTGNHRDCCVFFCYQDDQHFYYVHLGAKPDPHSGQIMIVKEAPRLALTQNESLTAWDNEWHTVRVARDSQSGTIEVFFDDMETPHMQVTDKSFSKGRIGIGSFDDMDEFDDLVIRKK; encoded by the coding sequence ATGAACCCGCCTGCCGATGGACCATCAGTCGTTGTTTTTGAAGAGGATTTCGAGAAGGGCCTGGATCGATGGGAGATCTTGGATCCAGGGACGTGGCAGTTGAGCAAGAAGGATGGCAACACGACCTTAGAGATCACCGCTCGGGAAAGTGCCTACGAACCACCGGTGCGAAGTCCTTTTCATGTCGCTTTGATTCGCGATTTGGAGCTGCAAGACTTTGACATCACCTTTCGTGTCCGCAGCACGAAGGACACCGGGAACCACCGCGATTGTTGTGTCTTCTTCTGCTATCAAGACGACCAGCATTTCTACTATGTGCATCTGGGGGCAAAACCAGATCCCCACAGTGGTCAGATCATGATCGTCAAGGAAGCACCCCGATTGGCGCTCACCCAAAATGAGTCATTGACGGCGTGGGACAATGAATGGCACACGGTGCGTGTCGCCCGCGATTCACAGTCTGGGACGATCGAGGTCTTTTTTGACGACATGGAAACTCCCCACATGCAAGTTACGGACAAGTCATTCTCGAAAGGTCGTATTGGAATCGGATCGTTCGACGACATGGATGAATTTGATGATCTCGTTATTCGAAAGAAGTAG
- a CDS encoding 6-pyruvoyl trahydropterin synthase family protein, protein MSLSIMRRFSFCAGHRLVGHEGKCQNLHGHNYVVEICVTGQQQDAVGRILDFKLLKERCKGWLDDNWDHTFILWDQDHNGLDAIRQSEPHRIYELSTNPTAENMAIHLLYDVCPKILDGTGATAFKVRLWESEETCAEVELDQP, encoded by the coding sequence ATGTCGCTGAGTATTATGCGACGCTTTTCGTTTTGCGCCGGTCATCGCTTGGTCGGCCATGAAGGGAAATGTCAGAATCTGCACGGCCACAATTATGTGGTGGAGATTTGCGTTACGGGTCAGCAGCAAGACGCGGTGGGGCGGATCTTAGACTTCAAGCTGCTAAAAGAACGCTGTAAGGGTTGGCTCGACGATAACTGGGATCACACCTTTATCTTGTGGGACCAAGATCACAACGGGCTCGATGCGATTCGGCAATCGGAACCGCATCGGATCTATGAATTGTCGACGAACCCAACGGCCGAGAACATGGCGATCCATTTGCTTTACGATGTCTGCCCGAAAATCTTGGACGGGACGGGAGCCACGGCCTTCAAAGTTCGGTTGTGGGAAAGCGAAGAAACGTGCGCCGAAGTCGAGCTGGATCAGCCTTAG
- a CDS encoding efflux RND transporter periplasmic adaptor subunit — translation MNAASTDSIDTPNNGSASPTASADVNALVKSLAAKHTARSAFVQALATHLQRAFGVGLVAIDGADWNQPIMLVADETLGQSVHRNSIRQSLKLATVTPVACDLALIDPLVASGSQDPSPSETQAVRAYRVELAPSPDAVAVLLIHPVGDRPSPAQQLQTLRKLGLYVEPASQAISDFKRSECIVNDSAAAPVHVERGIPTRNHLLHLHQSLQVNATAYRIANESRRLIGCDRSTVLVIRGNKFRVRAVSGVAVIDRRSNAIRSIEKLVNRAVVMARPLRLPGEELLPPQIQSPLDEYLDECGVATAMMLPLFESTVDGAFDEAESLQADSLKRDSKMIGVVLAESFSGVPNQDVTQPMTMIAAESSVALSNAIEHESIFGVSLWKSLGRIKQVTKLSWLLFATAVATMMLIASMVIQVDHRIVATGSVSPLRRQQVFAPQDGVVKTLHVTDGQAVKAGQTLLELDNAELERTAENLTGQIQTTLQRLASIKAVRLSDGRQENQSSRMAVEQQQYENELANLEAQQGVLRIQQEGLVLKSPLNGTVVGWQLEQRLASRPVSRGNLLLSVVDESGPWELNLCVPDRDAGAMLDAIQYDSSLPITFAVATQPQRCYAAVLRRVASVARVDDTNRPVIDIDADVAPYPDGSHETDLFDPTDVRIGADVTARVYCGRRSLLASWFSDAIDFVDRNVVFYFR, via the coding sequence GTGAACGCCGCATCCACCGATTCGATCGACACGCCCAACAACGGCTCGGCAAGTCCGACGGCGTCCGCGGATGTGAATGCGTTGGTCAAATCGCTTGCGGCGAAACACACTGCACGCAGCGCATTTGTTCAAGCCCTTGCGACTCATCTGCAAAGGGCATTTGGCGTTGGGTTGGTTGCAATCGATGGTGCGGATTGGAATCAACCCATCATGTTGGTAGCGGACGAGACGCTGGGTCAGTCCGTTCACCGCAACTCGATTCGCCAATCACTTAAGCTTGCCACGGTGACGCCGGTTGCGTGTGACTTAGCGTTAATAGATCCCTTGGTTGCCAGCGGTTCGCAGGATCCATCGCCGTCCGAGACGCAGGCGGTGCGGGCGTACCGCGTCGAATTGGCGCCGTCCCCCGACGCGGTTGCCGTACTTTTGATCCATCCTGTAGGTGACCGGCCTAGTCCAGCGCAGCAGCTACAAACCCTTCGCAAACTTGGCCTCTACGTGGAACCTGCAAGTCAGGCGATAAGCGACTTCAAAAGAAGTGAATGCATCGTGAACGACTCCGCGGCGGCTCCGGTTCACGTCGAGAGGGGGATTCCGACTCGAAATCACTTGTTGCACCTGCATCAGAGTTTGCAGGTCAACGCTACCGCGTATCGAATTGCGAACGAATCACGACGGTTGATTGGGTGCGACCGTTCGACCGTGCTGGTCATTCGTGGCAATAAGTTTCGTGTCCGAGCTGTTAGCGGAGTGGCTGTCATTGACCGTCGCAGCAACGCGATTCGTTCGATCGAGAAACTGGTGAACCGGGCCGTTGTGATGGCACGCCCGCTGAGGCTGCCCGGCGAAGAATTGTTGCCACCTCAGATTCAATCTCCTCTTGATGAGTACCTTGATGAATGTGGCGTTGCCACCGCGATGATGTTGCCCCTGTTTGAATCAACGGTCGACGGTGCATTCGACGAAGCGGAATCGTTGCAAGCCGACTCGTTGAAACGAGACAGCAAGATGATCGGAGTGGTTTTAGCCGAGTCTTTTTCCGGTGTTCCCAATCAAGATGTTACTCAACCGATGACGATGATTGCGGCGGAGTCCTCTGTGGCTCTCTCCAATGCGATTGAGCATGAGAGTATTTTTGGTGTTTCGCTTTGGAAATCGCTGGGCCGAATCAAGCAGGTCACCAAGTTGTCTTGGCTGCTATTTGCCACGGCTGTAGCGACCATGATGTTGATCGCATCGATGGTCATTCAAGTCGATCATCGCATCGTTGCAACGGGGTCGGTTTCGCCATTGCGTCGTCAACAGGTGTTTGCTCCGCAAGATGGCGTCGTGAAGACATTGCATGTGACCGATGGTCAAGCGGTGAAAGCAGGGCAAACGCTGCTTGAACTCGACAATGCCGAATTGGAGCGAACGGCGGAGAATTTGACGGGCCAGATCCAAACGACATTGCAGCGATTGGCGTCGATCAAAGCGGTTCGATTGAGTGATGGCCGGCAGGAAAACCAATCGAGCCGAATGGCGGTCGAGCAGCAACAGTATGAGAATGAGCTTGCCAATTTGGAAGCGCAGCAGGGGGTGCTGCGAATTCAGCAAGAGGGTTTGGTCTTAAAGAGTCCGCTAAACGGAACCGTAGTGGGGTGGCAATTGGAGCAGCGATTGGCAAGTCGCCCCGTATCACGAGGAAATCTATTGCTGAGCGTTGTTGATGAATCCGGGCCGTGGGAGTTGAACCTGTGCGTTCCCGATCGAGATGCCGGCGCTATGCTCGATGCCATTCAATACGATTCGTCGCTGCCGATCACGTTTGCGGTTGCGACTCAGCCACAGCGCTGCTATGCCGCGGTCCTTCGTCGCGTTGCAAGCGTGGCACGGGTTGATGATACCAATCGGCCGGTGATTGATATCGACGCCGATGTGGCACCGTATCCCGACGGAAGCCATGAAACAGATCTGTTTGACCCAACCGATGTTCGCATCGGAGCGGACGTGACGGCTCGCGTCTATTGCGGCCGTCGATCACTGTTGGCCAGTTGGTTCAGCGACGCGATCGATTTCGTGGACCGAAACGTGGTGTTCTACTTCCGATGA